From Frateuria aurantia DSM 6220, one genomic window encodes:
- a CDS encoding RNA polymerase sigma factor, with protein MSNLVSLFHRDREPSEGAAEPGPLASERVSQVAELFRAHNSALIAFLRTRLSSASEAQEVAQEAYTRLLRMDDPGRIQQPKALLFRTAANLASDRIRKRSVRLEAPLDDLFMDWLESPGPERRALLADEMRVIREALRELPAKTSRAFVMHLIQDMSFSTISQSMGVTERMVRYHVARALAHCRQRLEETGGKS; from the coding sequence ATGAGCAATCTGGTCTCGCTGTTCCATCGTGACCGGGAGCCCTCGGAAGGCGCCGCTGAGCCGGGACCGCTGGCATCGGAGCGGGTTAGTCAGGTCGCCGAACTGTTCCGGGCCCACAACAGCGCCTTGATCGCGTTTCTGCGCACCCGGCTGAGTTCGGCCTCCGAAGCCCAGGAGGTCGCTCAGGAAGCCTATACGCGGCTTTTGCGTATGGACGATCCGGGCAGGATCCAGCAGCCCAAGGCGCTCTTGTTCCGGACCGCCGCCAATCTGGCCTCGGATCGTATCCGCAAGCGCTCGGTTCGATTGGAGGCTCCTCTGGACGATTTGTTCATGGATTGGCTGGAGTCGCCGGGACCGGAGCGACGGGCCTTGCTGGCGGATGAGATGCGGGTCATCCGTGAAGCGCTGCGGGAATTGCCTGCAAAGACCAGCCGGGCCTTTGTGATGCACCTGATCCAGGACATGAGTTTCAGCACGATCAGCCAATCCATGGGTGTGACCGAACGCATGGTGCGTTATCACGTGGCACGCGCCCTGGCCCACTGTCGCCAGCGACTGGAAGAAACCGGCGGTAAATCATGA
- a CDS encoding FecR family protein → MNKHPLHKDDPAAMQAAQWWVRLRQHGDDEALTSWQDWEALDPRHGDAFERLAELGSQLNELDEVDKASLVAEFAGARAAPARRRWPLVATAAGLLAAFISIAPFFYQQLNAGETEHFASVVGHNRNLQLADHSRVQLGGATSITAHVDARERLVELQRGQAFFQVQHDSQRPFVVHAGGLSVQATGTAFDVRRVGQRVDVVVAEGKVLVAGSGDGQRPGKGAAVEVVAGQEARYDPAASGLAIGSVDPARAMAWRLGRLEYEDEPLAGVIADLNRYSTQPLSITDPALAGLTYSGTIELDHFDGWLHGLPYIFPLKVVRSAQGIVLSKTR, encoded by the coding sequence ATGAACAAACATCCTCTGCACAAGGACGATCCCGCGGCCATGCAGGCTGCGCAATGGTGGGTGCGGCTGCGCCAGCATGGCGATGACGAGGCGCTCACCAGCTGGCAGGACTGGGAAGCCCTCGATCCCCGTCACGGTGATGCCTTTGAACGGCTGGCCGAACTAGGCAGCCAGCTGAACGAACTGGATGAGGTCGACAAGGCCAGCCTGGTGGCCGAGTTTGCCGGCGCCCGAGCTGCTCCGGCCAGGCGGCGCTGGCCCCTGGTTGCCACGGCGGCCGGTCTGCTGGCGGCTTTTATCAGCATCGCACCTTTTTTCTATCAACAACTCAATGCCGGCGAGACGGAGCACTTCGCCAGCGTGGTAGGGCACAATCGAAATCTGCAGCTGGCAGACCATTCCCGAGTCCAGTTGGGGGGAGCGACCTCGATCACGGCCCACGTCGATGCCCGTGAGCGTCTGGTGGAACTGCAGCGCGGTCAGGCCTTTTTCCAGGTGCAGCATGATAGTCAGCGGCCCTTCGTGGTGCATGCTGGTGGCCTGTCGGTACAGGCGACGGGCACGGCTTTTGATGTACGCAGGGTGGGGCAGCGGGTCGATGTCGTCGTCGCCGAGGGGAAGGTCCTGGTCGCCGGCAGCGGTGACGGTCAACGTCCCGGCAAGGGCGCTGCCGTCGAGGTGGTGGCCGGACAGGAAGCTCGCTACGATCCTGCGGCGAGTGGTCTGGCTATCGGGTCGGTGGACCCCGCCCGGGCCATGGCCTGGCGCCTGGGCCGGCTCGAGTATGAGGACGAACCCCTGGCCGGCGTGATCGCCGACCTCAACCGTTACAGTACGCAGCCGCTCAGTATCACCGATCCAGCACTGGCAGGCCTGACCTACAGCGGGACCATCGAACTGGATCATTTTGATGGTTGGCTGCACGGTTTGCCCTATATCTTCCCGCTGAAAGTGGTGCGATCAGCCCAGGGCATCGTTCTCAGCAAGACGCGATGA